The Pseudomonas multiresinivorans DNA window GTGCTGACCGAAGTGGAGCCGCGCGCCGGGCTGTTCCTGCGCGAGCTGGTGGAGTCGCGCATCTGCGCTCTGGTGCCGGCCAGCCATGCGTGGGCCGGGTATGTCGGCGAACTGCCGCTGGCCGAACTGGACCAGCAGATCATGGTGCTGCGCGAGCCCGACTCCATCACTCGCCGTACCTTCGATGCAGCCTGTTCGGCCCAGTCCGTGGCGCCGCGCGTGCTGCTGGAGCTGGACAGCCGCGAGGCGGTGACCGAGGCGGTCGCGGCGGAACTGGGGGTGGGCATCGTGTCGTCGATGGAAGTCAGCCCGGACCCACGGGTGAAGGCTATTCCCCTGAGCGGCGAGGGCCTGATGAATCGACACGCCATCGGTTGCCTGGAGCGCCGCCGGGGATTGCGGGTGGTGAGTGCGTTTCTAGAGTTGGCGGAAGCCTGATGTGAGGTTCGGCAGGATGCGGTTCGCGAGCAAGCTCGCTCCTACAGTCCGTGCATACGCTGGAGCGCTCTTCGTAGGAGCGAGCTTGCTCGCGAACCACCGCCTTACTTCGACGGTAAATCTTCCTTCACCAGATCGAGAAACGTCGCCACGATTCGCCGGGTGCTCTGCTCACGCAGGCACACCAGGGTCTCGCTCATGTGTCGCTCGCAATCGACGATCGGCAACGCCTGGACGCGGTTGTCCGAACCGAATTCCGCCGCCGACACCACCCCCACGCCAATGCCCGCCACGACTGCCTCGCGGGCGGCCTCGCGGCCCTCGACCTCGATCGCCGCGCGCATGCGCAAACCGGCGCGGCGCATTTCCTCCTCCAGCGTCTGGCGGGTGACCGAGCCGTGCTCGCGCAGCACCAACGGCGCGTCGTCGAGGTCGGCCAGATGGATCGACTCGCGGCCTGCCCAGGGGTGGCCGCTGGCGACGAAGGCGACTATGGGGTCGCGGCGCAGGGTGAAGGACACCAGGCGTTCGTCCTCCACCGCACGCCCGAGCAGCGCCAGGTCGGCGCGATAGCCGAACAAAGCCTGCAGGGACTCGTCGGTGTTGCCCGTCTCGATGCGTACGCGAATGCCGGGGTGGCGCTGGCAGAACAGCGCCACCTGTGGCAGCAGGTGAACTGCCGCGTCCACAGCCAGCACCAGGCTGCCGGTCTGCAGCGCGCTGGACTCCTGCAACAGCTCCTGGGCCTCGGCCTCGATCACGAACAATCGCTGGGTCACCGCCAGCAGGCGTTCACCCAGTTCCGTCAGCCGTACCGAGCGCTTGTTGCGATGGAACAGCAGCACGCCGTATCGCTCTTCCAGCTTGCGAACCTGGTCGGAAACGGCCGGCTGGGTGAGGAACAGGCGCTCCGCGGCGCGAGTGAAGCTGCCGTGCACGGCGACGGCATGGAAGGCTTTGAGCTGGGCGTGGGAAACGGACATTCAGGCATTCCTCGCAAGCGGCGATCTGACCGCTTTCCCGCCAATCGACGGAAAGCGACTACAGGGTCATACGACCAGGACGCGAAGGTCGCACAGCAACGCACTTAAAAGGAAAACTTATTTTTAAAATTTGATAAATCGATTTCAGTTATTTATTCGGAATTGTTTCTATCGCTTCACCGCCGCTTCCCACGAGTTTTTCGGCGGTATGCAGAACAGC harbors:
- a CDS encoding LysR substrate-binding domain-containing protein, yielding MSVSHAQLKAFHAVAVHGSFTRAAERLFLTQPAVSDQVRKLEERYGVLLFHRNKRSVRLTELGERLLAVTQRLFVIEAEAQELLQESSALQTGSLVLAVDAAVHLLPQVALFCQRHPGIRVRIETGNTDESLQALFGYRADLALLGRAVEDERLVSFTLRRDPIVAFVASGHPWAGRESIHLADLDDAPLVLREHGSVTRQTLEEEMRRAGLRMRAAIEVEGREAAREAVVAGIGVGVVSAAEFGSDNRVQALPIVDCERHMSETLVCLREQSTRRIVATFLDLVKEDLPSK
- a CDS encoding LysR substrate-binding domain-containing protein; this encodes MNLFQLRAFDAVARERSFTRAAERLFISQPAVTGHVKALEEHYQVNLFRRTARGVELTEDGVRLSAISRTLFALEEEAEAMLDASRELVTGRIEVAADGPHLVMPMLARLRASYPGITVNLRLGNAQETLAALLDEHVDIAVLTEVEPRAGLFLRELVESRICALVPASHAWAGYVGELPLAELDQQIMVLREPDSITRRTFDAACSAQSVAPRVLLELDSREAVTEAVAAELGVGIVSSMEVSPDPRVKAIPLSGEGLMNRHAIGCLERRRGLRVVSAFLELAEA